The Epinephelus lanceolatus isolate andai-2023 chromosome 14, ASM4190304v1, whole genome shotgun sequence genome has a window encoding:
- the LOC117251741 gene encoding olfactory receptor 6N2-like, producing MDGELNLTYITLYGYAEMGNYKYLLFLNMFIVYVLSVSFNIIIVYLIWIHQNLHEPMYIFIAALLLNSVVTSTTVYPKLLIDILSEKQVITYSACLLQCFIYYSVSASDFLLLAAMAYDRYVSICKPLQYTTIMTKNVVSVILGYAWVVPPCQVAASTILSAQMKLCNFTLKAIFCNNSYYSLYCGTSTVRSIVDMSNLFNLVVLPILFILFTYTRILIISYRRGRNVRKKAAQTCSPHLIILISFSSMSLYDVIIIELDKGSYLHFIMTLQAFLYYPLFNPVVYGLKVKEIFKHLKKLICPAKMI from the coding sequence ATGGACGGTGAATTAAATCTGACTTATATAACTCTTTATGGGTATGCTGAAATGGGCAACTACAAGTATTTACTTTTTCTAAATATGTTTATCGTATATGTTCTATCAGTCTCTTTTAACATCATCATTGTGTACCTTATTTGGATACATCAGAATCTCCATGAGCCTATGTACATTTTCATTGCAGCATTGTTACTGAATTCTGTTGTTACCAGCACTACTGTGTACCCAAAGTTATTAATTGACATTTTATCTGAAAAACAGGTCATAACATATTCGGCCTGTCTCTTACaatgttttatatattattCTGTTAGTGCTTCAGATTTCTTACTGTTGGCGGCCATGGCCTATGACAGGTATGTGTCTATATGTAAACCTCTGCAATATACAACTATCATGACAAAAAACGTGGTGAGTGTTATCCTAGGTTATGCTTGGGTGGTGCCTCCTTGTCAGGTTGCAGCCTCAACAATACTGAGTGCTCAAATGAAACTCTGTAATTTCACTTTAAAAGcaattttctgcaataattcaTATTACAGTCTCTACTGTGGGACATCGACAGTACGATCCATAGTTGATATGTCTAATCTGTTTAATCTGGTAGTTTTACCTATACTCTTCATACTTTTTACATACACCAGAATACTGATAATATCCTATCGAAGAGGTAGAAATGTCAGGAAAAAAGCTGCACAGACTTGTTCACCCCACCTGATAATTCTAATCAGCTTTTCCTCCATGTCACTATATGATGTCATTATAATTGAACTGGATAAGGGATCTTATTTACATTTCATAATGACTTTACAAGCGTTTTTGTATTATCCTCTCTTCAATCCAGTTGTATATGGACTCAAAGTGAAAGAAATATTTAAACATCTGAAGAAGTTGATCTGTCCAGCCAAAATGATTTGA